From the Theileria equi strain WA chromosome 4 map unlocalized gcontig_1105316255041, whole genome shotgun sequence genome, one window contains:
- a CDS encoding hypothetical protein (encoded by transcript BEWA_049970A): MNAVILLVKVFAIVRWLAVAGSEGEVSSFVAAIPDTLSSLQASFTRPQSSMPDNRQSHSTSNERYNHPSTQTANTIDIGRKVGDAFDSFEIEFNGIPAREFVPFDKTSVTRVVDSYEVLWEAKSPGDYCPRIVVYQHLYTPDLVALRRVESKRFDMLFFRRKCDKWVKVEEDEFLSRLDEDQLIEFVMNVDHPSAEFVDAVSSYIHGAYAKIMRPLVGFKAVALSGEKGVWFQVPKTGFSTVIRFSRYPFMDLIYVCAYGREYQLYHYFFQESDKGWKSMDADKFNEALAEMIKGRPADPDGFGVPSILMGVVAILCLVYL; encoded by the coding sequence ATGAACGCTGTCATATTACTCGTTAAGGTGTTCGCCATTGTGCGATGGTTGGCGGTAGCTGGGTCTGAAGGCGAGGTATCCTCTTTTGTCGCCGCCATTCCAGACACCTTATCGAGCTTGCAAGCTTCTTTTACTCGGCCACAGAGCTCAATGCCGGACAATCGGCAAAGCCATTCAACCTCAAACGAACGTTATAATCATCCATCCACTCAGACGGCCAACACAATCGATATTGGCCGAAAGGTTGGCGATGCATTTGATTCCTTTGAAATCGAATTCAACGGCATCCCTGCCAGGGAATTCGTTCCTTTCGATAAAACAAGTGTGACAAGAGTAGTAGACAGTTATGAGGTGCTATGGGAAGCAAAGTCTCCCGGTGACTACTGTCCACGGATTGTGGTCTATCAGCACCTCTACACACCAGATCTCGTGGCGCTCCGTCGTGTTGAATCGAAGCGCTTTGATATGTTGTTTTTCAGAAGGAAATGCGACAAGTGGGTAAAGGTGGAGGAAGACGAGTTTCTCAGCCGTCTAGACGAGGACCAGCTGATTGAATTTGTGATGAATGTGGACCATCCAAGCGCTGAATTTGTGGATGCCGTTAGCTCTTATATTCACGGAGCGTATGCCAAGATAATGAGACCGTTGGTTGGGTTCAAGGCGGTTGCACTCTCCGGTGAAAAGGGCGTTTGGTTTCAAGTACCAAAGACGGGATTCTCGACAGTTATACGGTTTAGTCGTTATCCTTTTATGGATCTCATTTACGTTTGTGCCTATGGACGAGAATACCAGCTCTACCACTACTTCTTCCAGGAATCTGACAAGGGATGGAAATCCATGGACGCCGATAAGTTCAACGAAGCTTTGGCTGAGATGATTAAGGGAAGACCGGCCGATCCAGATGGCTTTGGTGTGCCATCTATTTTGATGGGAGTTGTGGCTATTCTCTGCcttgtatatttataa
- a CDS encoding hypothetical protein (encoded by transcript BEWA_049960A) — protein MLLLSVLTALWWQLHCHSLPLGNLSVKVSPLASYKLDISNPADLDKVKTIECDLDDIPSFIFVPKFGVDVNKITDGNLNLWVSDTHQTLVLATVHCTKPLYRRSGYYLFRVVARDLYGEVVVNLYRYLNGSYQLISDSMFDDELRLMRIKVPSHQKVVMDINDTFSSDMFVHEDVVFDGVFASVHIPRKGYHAKALVEGELPIWKGMNGERCTNALVYYKALDAVFAQVSILDDNDVEDTLYLRKKGNKWEAVGEEKFYKKFSKEFLFSANDEVHSDKKLPEPLDGNVKHVLDISHPGKTLLVCSHVRGAVNYKTYLPNGGSIMSIVDGEADIWTASRDENCKFVSSYAFEDLTVLYVHIERGENFDFKYFGKGESGWQELTSKEYNEILNKFVDPEDDTFSSGSELDITLDISDVDELLFDTQRHTEEPVGIVEYTSIPGAVISRVVDGKEKIWDPSDKEVKCTRAIVDTVEGVPTALYLTIVKHDNSTIHKIYGMKGDKWAVLEVLRIHEPEEEPVNAARFSHRDELASLFGDDYDDEDLSVLGNGLPTEVEPILNDWLEDSFSKTQDKVGSTWSDELLALDENEYQFEHDYYNYDSKYDSELLGEEFEHPSKPSIPLSVCLDISELKYSKAEVIDARAYARPFILYNSLRGNPITCVADGNQSIWKALEGERCLFASSFVEGEDLRLLEISVKDKVSTYRKYFQKIGGEWVEVDLESFEKRMGCGKGPAADSFLTGGYMAVLALVAFVFSF, from the coding sequence ATGTTACTTCTAAGTGTTTTAACAGCACTTTGGTGGCAGCTTCACTGCCACTCTCTTCCCCTCGGGAATTTGTCTGTAAAGGTATCTCCTTTGGCTTCATATAAACTTGATATCAGCAATCCCGCTGATCTCGACAAGGTCAAGACTATAGAATGCGACTTGGACGACATTCCGTCCTTCATCTTTGTTCCAAAGTTCGGTGTTGATGTAAACAAGATAACCGATGGAAACTTGAATCTTTGGGTCTCCGACACTCACCAGACCCTAGTTCTCGCTACCGTGCATTGCACAAAGCCACTATACCGCAGGTCTGGATATTACCTATTCAGAGTGGTCGCCAGAGATTTATACGGTGAAGTTGTTGTCAACCTTTATAGGTATCTCAACGGCTCCTACCAACTCATTAGTGACTCTATGTTCGATGATGAACTCAGACTAATGAGAATTAAAGTTCCATCTCACCAAAAGGTTGTTATGGACATTAACGATACCTTCTCATCCGACATGTTTGTCCATGAGGATGTTGTCTTTGACGGTGTGTTTGCATCAGTCCACATTCCTCGTAAGGGATATCATGCAAAGGCCCTTGTCGAGGGTGAGTTGCCCATCTGGAAGGGGATGAACGGTGAGAGATGCACCAACGCCCTTGTTTACTACAAGGCTCTCGATGCTGTATTTGCCCAGGTTTCCATCCTTGACGACAATGACGTTGAGGACACGTTGTATTTGAGAAAGAAGGGAAATAAATGGGAGGCTgttggagaagaaaagttttacaaaaaGTTCTCCAAGGAGTTCTTGTTCTCTGCGAACGATGAGGTTCACTCGGACAAGAAGCTTCCCGAGCCTCTTGATGGCAACGTCAAGCATGTTTTGGATATCTCTCATCCTGGCAAGACCCTTCTTGTATGCAGCCATGTAAGGGGAGCTGTCAACTACAAGACATATCTTCCAAACGGTGGTTCTATCATGTCCATCGTCGATGGCGAGGCAGATATATGGACCGCTTCAAGAGATGAAAACTGCAAATTTGTGAGCTCCTACGCTTTCGAGGATCTCACCGTCTTGTACGTCCATATTGAAAGGGGCGAGAACTTTGATTTCAAGTACTTTGGAAAGGGAGAAAGTGGTTGGCAAGAGCTCACAAGTAAGGAGTACAATGAAATTCTGAACAAGTTCGTCGACCCTGAAGATGACACTTTCTCATCGGGGTCTGAGCTTGATATTACTCTCGATATTTCTGATGTTGATGAGCTCCTCTTTGACACCCAAAGACATACCGAGGAACCAGTTGGTATTGTGGAGTACACTTCTATTCCTGGTGCCGTCATTTCTCGTGTTGTTGATGgaaaggaaaagatttgGGATCCATCTGATAAGGAGGTCAAGTGTACCAGAGCTATCGTTGACACCGTTGAAGGTGTGCCAACTGCTCTATACCTCACCATTGTCAAGCATGACAATTCCACCATCCACAAAATTTACGGCATGAAGGGTGATAAGTGGGCCGTTTTGGAGGTTCTCAGGATTCATGAACCCGAAGAGGAACCCGTGAATGCCGCTCGCTTTTCACATCGTGATGAACTTGCCTCACTCTTTGGAGATGATTATGACGATGAAGACCTTTCCGTTCTTGGTAATGGCTTGCCCACTGAAGTTGAGCCTATCCTTAACGACTGGCTTGAGGATTCATTCTCCAAGACACAAGACAAGGTCGGCTCCACATGGTCTGATGAATTGTTGGCTCTAGATGAGAATGAATACCAGTTCGAACATGACTATTACAACTATGATTCTAAATATGACTCTGAACTCCTTGGCGAAGAATTTGAGCATCCAAGCAAGCCATCCATTCCATTGTCAGTCTGCTTGGATATCAGCGAGCTCAAGTACTCTAAGGCTGAGGTTATTGATGCCAGGGCTTATGCTCGTCCATTCATCTTGTACAACTCACTCAGGGGTAATCCAATAACGTGTGTAGCCGATGGAAACCAAAGCATCTGGAAGGCTTTGGAAGGGGAGAGATGCCTCTttgcttcttcttttgtaGAGGGTGAGGATCTCCGTTTGTTGGAAATCTCAGTAAAGGACAAGGTCTCAACTTACCGCAAGtatttccagaaaattGGCGGTGAATGGGTGGAGGTTGATTTGGAAAGTTTTGAGAAGAGAATGGGATGTGGAAAGGGTCCTGCGGCCGATTCCTTCCTAACTGGAGGTTACATGGCTGTATTGGCACTGGTTGCTTTTGTCTTCTCTTTCTGA
- a CDS encoding chaperonin containing t-complex protein 1, alpha subunit, putative (encoded by transcript BEWA_050030A) — MTLGILGQRTSGKEVRAGNVNAVQAIANILKSSLGPKGLDKMLVDDLGDVTITNDGATMLRQLEVQHPAAKLLVDLSELQDQEVGDGTTSVVLIAAELLRRANELANAGIHPTSIISGYKLAIKESVRYIKEHLSKNLDQIGKDVLTNIAKTTLSSKLIGFDSDYFAQMVVQAIQSVKTTSDSGATKYPVNAVNIVKVHGKSARESYMVNGYAIMMGRAAQGMPLSVSNAKIAFLDFAIKQYRLHLGVQVKINDPDELEKIRLKEKDVTKERVEKILASGANVILTSQGIDDMSLKYFVEAGVIAARRVSKKDLKRIAKLTGGTIVLTMATLDGGEAFNSSSLGTCNQVYETRVGDWDCLFFEGCKTSKATTLILRGANDFMIDEVERSVHDALCAVSRALEQDALVPGGGCVETALSIYLDNFARTLGSREQLAIAEFAEALLVIPKTLALNAALDATELVALLRAYHAKAQVSQGAGMNEENYQWYGLNLKDGKIRNNLTSGVLEATVSKIKSIKFATEAAITILRIDDLITLEPEKQPVDDDD; from the exons ATGACGCTCGGAATTTTGGGTCAGAGGACTAGCGGCAAGGAAGTTCGCGCTGGAAACG TGAACGCGGTCCAGGCGATTGCCAACATACTCAAGTCGAGTCTTGGCCCAAAGGGCCTTGACAAGATGCTCGTGGATGATTTGGGAGATGTCACAATCACAAACGACGGAGCTACCATGCTTAGACAACTCGAAGTGCAACACCCCGCTGCGAAACTACTCGTAGACCTCAGCGAACTACAAGAtcaagag GTCGGAGATGGAACGACATCAGTGGTTTTGATTGCAGCAGAGCTCCTGAGACGCGCAAATGAATTGGCAAATGCAGGAATTCATCCAACTTCCATCATTTCTGGGTATAAATTAGCCATCAAG GAAAGTGTGCGCTATATCAAGGAGCATCTAAGCAAAAATTTGGACCAAATTGGGAAGGATGTATTGACTAACATCGCAAAAACCACGTTATCATCTAAATTAATTGGCTTCGACTCAGACTACTTTGCTCAAATGGTTGTACAAGCCATTCAGTCTGTCAAGACAACATCCGATTCTGGAGCCACAAAGTACCCAGTTAATGCCGTAAATATTGTCAAGGTACACGGGAAAAGTGCAAGAGAATCCTACATGGTCAATGGGTACGCAATTATGATGGGAAGAGCCGCACAGGGGATGCCTCTGTCCGTTTCAAATGCAAAGATTGCATTTTTAGATTTTGCCATTAAGCAATATAGATTGCATCTTGGTGTTCAAGTTAAAATTAACGATCCTGATGAATTGGAAAAGATTAGACTCAAAGAGAAGGACGTAACAAAGGAGCGTGTAGAAAAAATATTGGCCTCAGGAGCAAATGTTATACTCACTTCACAGGGAATTGATGATATGTCCCTAAAGTATTTTGTAGAGGCTGGAGTTATCGCTGCCAGAAGGGTTTCCAAAAAGGACCTTAAACGTATTGCCAAACTCACTGGAG GCACAATCGTTTTGACAATGGCTACTCTGGATGGTGGTGAAGCATTCAATTCATCATCCCTCGGAACCTGTAATCAGGTCTATGAAACTAGGGTCGGAGATTGGGACTGTCTCTTTTTTGAAGGTTGTAAGACATCCAAAGCCACAACTCTAATCTTGAGAGGTGCCAATGATTTTATGATCGATGAGGTAGAGCGCTCAGTGCACGATGCCCTTTGTGCAGTTAGCAGAGCTCTGGAGCAAGATGCGCTCGTACCTGGTGGAGGATGTGTAGAAACAGCACTTTCCATATATCTGGACAATTTCGCAAGGACCCTTGGATCAAGGGAACAGTTGGCTATTGCAGAATTTGCAGAGGCTCTGTTAGTCATCCCAAAGACGTTGGCATTGAACGCAGCTCTGGATGCTACAGAACTTGTCGCTCTTTTACGTGCCTACCACGCCAAAGCGCAAGTATCTCAAGGCGCTGGAATGAATGAGGAAAACTACCAGTGGTATGGTCTAAATCTCAAGGACGGAAAAATACGTAACAATCTCACTAGTGGTGTTCTAGAAGCCACTGTTAGCAAGATTAAAAGTATAAAGTTTGCTACAGAGGCAGCCATCACAATTCTGAGAATCGATGACCTCATTACTCTAGAACCAGAGAAACAGCCTGTCGATGACGATGATTGA
- a CDS encoding hypothetical protein (encoded by transcript BEWA_050020A), producing MDSPGGAAGGDSQPLAGNSGRRWTGVASLRKILSIPWEISMSSPKILFYTLLSLLFKAEALSVFYVGWIDALVSETNAESVTMHRNVAFIWLSKPLLSLFNDWLSRCFWTLDDFKELILILSGRRLVEALLRKLLKRQKKMEEYSIFGHKLDLENEPIFKYYRQTSQDSVSDEKVDTGKYNASIVVLVIAELIMMFYSIAIYVAYLVGEFDKPWIDTATIIFTICVVYTSSCADGLFSRHLRHRSEGIYAKAISARLALHASYAVSIALCVVLPNTLPFVTDMFNTNILFPIFIISNGVCTLWLLYDPTDLQLKTYSSSGAERKRVSPSPLPTPTATSLPETPRDGIISFPTECLISLVTLLFISMLIKNRYIAEGEIGIKKEWIFLIKE from the exons ATGGATTCTCCGGGAGGCGCCGCAGGTGGAGATTCTCAGCCCCTTGCGGGAAATTCCGGCAGGCGCTGGACTGGAGTTGCGTCAttgaggaaaattctcagCATTCCGTGGGAAATTTCCATGTCATCGCCGAAAATTCTCTTTTACACGCTGCTGAGTCTCCTCTTCAAGGCAGAGGCACTCAGCGTCTTTTACGTTGGCTGGATCGATGCTCTAGTCTCAGAAACTAACGCTGAAAGCGTCACTATGCATAGAAATGTTGCCTTCATTTGGCTTTCCAAGCCTCTGTTGAGCTTGTTCAACGATTGGCTCAGTCGCTGTTTCTGGACCCTTGACGACTTTAAGGAACTGATTTTGATCCTATCAGGGCGGAGGCTCGTTGAGGCTTTGCTTAGGAAACTCCTAAAAAGGCAaaagaaaatggaagaatactCTATATTTGGGCATAAACTCGACCTTGAAAACGAACCGATTTTCAAGTACTACAGACAGACGAGTCAAGATTCTGTCTCGGATGAGAAGGTAGACACAGGTAAATACAACGCAAGTATCGTTGTATTGGTCATTGCTGAGCTCATCATGATGTTTTATTCAATCGCAATTTACGTGGCATATCTCGTTGGAGAATTTGACAAACCATGGATAGACACTGCCACTATAATCTTTACCATTTGTGTCGTCTACACAAGCTCGTGTGCCGATGGACTCTTTTCAAG GCACTTGAGACATCGCAGTGAGGGTATATATGCAAAGGCAATATCGGCGAGGCTGGCACTGCATGCATCTTATGCGGTTTCAATCGCCCTGTGCGTTGTATTGCCAAATACCTTACCATTTGTTACAGACATGTTCAATACGAACATTTTATTTCCtatatttatcatttcaAATGGAGTGTGTACACTCTGGTTGCTCTATGATCCAACAGATCTGCAGCTTAAGACATACTCTAGCAGTGGTGCGGAAAGGAAAAGGGTCTCGCCGTCCCCGCTACCAACTCCAACTGCTACATCATTACCAGAAACACCCAGAGATGGGATCATTAGCTTTCCAACCGAGTGTCTGATATCACTCGTTACACTCTTATTCATCTCGATGCTTATCAAAAATCGTTACATCGCCGAAGGCGAAATTGGCATCAAGAAAGAatggatatttttaatcaAAGAGTAA
- a CDS encoding hypothetical protein (encoded by transcript BEWA_050000A) produces MGMFGLCFFGLHALKISLLSTLEKLATKNRVLVSIAVTVLISLIRQVLATYSLLISLLITKRGYEATFLSIPTFIITAVLLYEDDAFEHVNKLSDKRIRWTFHILSLFIYSYSFAILFNINHKDLFQHYKKKIRSKFSKSSGNKSASMDWKDDASYVFGSRRDEYARIDSHEPKSPWELQSDFSDESDN; encoded by the exons ATGGGTATGTTTGGTCTTTGCTTCTTTGGGCTCCATGCTTTGAAAATATCTCTTTTAAGTACTCTTGAGAAACTGGCTACGAAAAACAGAGTTCTTGTATCAATCGCAGTGACCGTTCTGATATCGCTAATACGCCAAGTTCTGGCCACATACTCCCTCCTCATTAGTCTTTTGATCACTAAAAGGGGATACGAGGCAACATTTTTGTCAATTCCAACGTTTATTATAACAGCAGTACTACTATACGAAGATGATGCCTTTGAGCATGTAAATAAATTGAGTGATAAAAGGATAAGATGGACATTTCACATTTTATCTCTATTTATCTACTCTTATTCGTTTGCTATTCTATTTAACATTAACCACAAGGATTTATTTCAACATTACAAGAAAAAGATACGCTCgaaattttcaaaatcatCAG GTAATAAAAGTGCAAGTATGGACTGGAAAGACGATGCTTCATACGTATTTGGCAGTCGGAGAGATGAATATGCTAGAATAGATAGTCATGAGCCAAAATCACCCTGGGAACTTCAGTCTGATTTTTCTGACGAATCAGATAATTAA
- a CDS encoding hypothetical protein (encoded by transcript BEWA_050010A), producing MEDACMVDISLQHTTMGSLWVESPFFDLTGICNDFYFLVINTEISFVQGLFRKTKMNRRNRLETPKALLLLLLSAPEPTVGSPSKESSVKEALLDLSSVDKAAFNVHDLPGTPPFQLISPKEGVTVENVVDGKINVWVGNSGDKLNHARLYLKGEDPAIVFVVAQTKNGPLQRYFAKLSGNEWVDCTCTASEKLKALGPKEPQGDSPAKK from the exons ATGGAAGATGCATGTATGGTGGATATTAGCCTACAACATACCACAATGGGGTCCCTATGGGTAGAATCTCCCTTCTTTGACCTTACCGGTATTTGCAACGACTTCTACTTTCTTGTAATTAATACGGAAATATCATTTGTACAAGGACTCTTTAGAAAGACGAAGATGAAC AGAAGAAACCGGTTGGAAACCCCAAAGGCTCTACTCCTACTTCTACTCTCTGCTCCTGAACCTACTGTTGGATCTCCTAGTAAAGAATCTTCTGTGAAAGAAGCTCTCCTTGACCTTTCTTCGGTAGATAAAGCTGCCTTTAATGTTCATGATCTTCCTGGTACTCCTCCTTTTCAACTCATTTCTCCAAAGGAGGGTGTAACAGTTGAAAATGTGGTTGATGGAAAGATAAATGTATGGGTAGGtaattctggagataaGCTTAATCATGCCAGACTCTATCTTAAGGGTGAAGACCCTGCAATTGTATTCGTTGTGGCACAGACAAAAAATGGACCATTACAAAGATATTTTGCAAAACTTAGTGGTAATGAGTGGGTAGATTGCACATGTACAGCCTCAGAAAAACTCAAGGCCCTAGGGCCTAAAGAGCCTCAGGGGGATTCTCCTGCTAAGAAATAA
- a CDS encoding hypothetical protein (encoded by transcript BEWA_049990A): MSFKIALKPIYSYENPEGTRYSTALTGHCMHSIRKYPHNCHALTCHAEFSIGKDKNDHYSSILKTYSEKYLKTTIIMTNFGLLYLNVLIFLFVGYAFAWPKEKIPINLDVTQLFQWKIRITPSEEAPGGSNFTIQKNSRHTHIIGKVMDGDEVVYSGDPTDTSRFILFVPRENGDRYIRILNRNRTNGHHFVNTVHEFVKKSGGNSYRQIDRTHIDINLPFQRTDNYINVELVLNFNTYQINDTIPESFQTLPIKFSTQKEIQDDLTIGRVYYGRYLLNNEIEGLIYREVTWEGGPNSPLITIESHYKDGTLVEKKYIFERGSVNGFALWDIRNGNFYVHK; this comes from the coding sequence ATGAGCTTTAAAATAGCGCTGAAACCCATATATAGCTATGAAAATCCAGAGGGGACTCGGTACTCTACGGCTCTCACAGGTCACTGCATGCACTCCATAAGAAAATATCCACACAATTGCCATGCGTTGACATGTCATGCGGAGTTTTCCATCGGAAAAGACAAAAATGATCACTATTCCAGTATATTAAAAACGTATTCTGAAAAATACCTTAAAACGACAATCATAATGACAAATTTTGGACTTTTATACCTCAATGTCTTAATATTCCTGTTTGTGGGATATGCATTTGCGTGGCCTAAAGAAAAGATACCAATCAACTTAGACGTCACACAACTATTTCAATGGAAGATTAGAATAACTCCATCGGAAGAAGCTCCAGGAGGAAGCAACTTTACCATCCAAAAGAACTCTAGACATACTCACATTATAGGCAAAGTCATGGACGGTGATGAGGTTGTCTACTCCGGGGACCCAACGGATACAAGTCGATTTATCCTATTCGTCCCTAGGGAAAATGGTGATAGATATATTAGAATACTCAATAGAAATAGGACGAATGGCCACCATTTTGTTAATACAGTCCATGAGTTTGTCAAAAAATCTGGTGGAAATTCGTATAGACAAATTGATAGGACACATATTGACATCAACCTGCCTTTTCAGAGAACCGACAATTACATAAATGTGGAACTAGTGCTAAACTTTAATACCTATCAAATCAATGATACCATCCCAGAAAGCTTTCAGACTTTACCGATAAAATTTAGCACTCAAAAGGAGATACAAGATGATTTAACAATAGGCAGGGTCTACTATGGTAGATACCTTTTGAATAATGAAATAGAAGGATTGATCTATAGGGAAGTTACCTGGGAAGGAGGACCAAACAGTCCCCTAATAACTATTGAATCGCATTACAAGGATGGGACTTTGGTAGAAAAAAAGTACATTTTTGAAAGGGGCAGCGTTAATGGGTTTGCATTATGGGATATCCGAAACGGCAATTTTTATGTGCATAAGTGA
- a CDS encoding hypothetical protein (encoded by transcript BEWA_049980A), whose protein sequence is MTEDKTDARQRASRSATMNIVYGSIEFEISKDVDDPDVTCVEKKKKGYNVGKYCVILTKELDPILGKECLQEYKCYTHSKPRDLDPVNYYFYTSYNRFFQNGIKIDPKSFKSLSVYYFTHDTKNTTPLFVEVNQKRKEYYNPTSTDVWINIGKLKGSKLDKRFRKIVKNIDTYPVVVNVDYTNGYYINGYEEDNYIRQSKIPRITVKYTKNIPYGYTMSIHTIYSQVYVSGANQLKYMKVLYTLHKGQKIIFQTDIPSPTYNEVRVYYWSLNLEQPLILQVGYDFYYMNGDYWIYFSYINERTLSNYLDSANCMFNSAHIFDMNKFAKYKCVSCFLKDIFVERITDKTTNCVKFTHKLEEKYSFNKIENRSKLQKGLQGALNVSEVSIYYDCGKPTLIEINSAAKKLTYERNKEKQNEWNTVESSNTTCECKKTPEVKPKESKETKLFDTLDSLIYSSVALTLDITEITDKVVTELGHPIITTTVALVNESLKSDQNLVYDPGGTTDSGTGESQSAITETNNPATIIKIVVGGVSGSIIALLGGLETLAFFKYPNKSVIRSLVGMFNKSLDYKPLEQLNGLIFLGTQNLGTSVTHFYQNIPKNVV, encoded by the coding sequence ATGACAGAGGATAAAACGGATGCTAGACAACGAGCTTCTAGATCTGCTACAATGAATATAGTTTATGGCAGTATAGAATTTGAGATTTCAAAAGATGTTGATGATCCGGATGTAACTTGTGttgagaaaaagaaaaagggATATAATGTTGGGAAGTATTGCGTAATTCTAACAAAGGAACTAGATCCGATTCTTGGTAAGGAATGCCTTCAGGAGTATAAATGCTATACACATTCCAAGCCGAGAGATTTGGATCCTGTAAACTACTACTTCTACACATCGTACAACagattttttcaaaatggGATCAAAATAGACCCAAAGTCTTTCAAAAGTCTCTCGGTCTACTACTTTACCCATGATACAAAGAACACAACACCCCTGTTCGTAGAAGTGAATCAAAAGAGAAAGGAGTATTACAATCCAACTTCAACCGATGTCTGGATAAATATTGGTAAACTGAAAGGTTCAAAACTTGACAAACGATTTAGGAAAATAGTAAAGAATATAGATACATATCCAGTTGTAGTGAATGTGGATTACACAAATGGATACTATATAAATGGATATGAGGAAGATAACTACATTAGACAGTCGAAAATACCTCGCATTACCGTAAAATACACTAAGAATATTCCATATGGATACACAATGAGCATCCATACTATTTATTCTCAGGTGTATGTATCAGGTGCAAACCAATTGAAGTATATGAAAGTACTTTATACACTCCACAAGGGACAAAAAATAATTTTTCAAACGGATATTCCTTCACCAACCTACAACGAAGTCAGAGTCTATTACTGGTCTTTAAACCTTGAACAACCTCTGATTCTACAGGTTGGATATGATTTTTACTATATGAACGGAGACTATTGGATTTATTTTAGCTATATTAATGAAAGAACATTATCCAACTACCTAGATTCTGCAAATTGTATGTTTAACAGCGCCCATATTTTTGATATGaataaatttgcaaaatataaGTGCGTGAGTTGTTTTTTAAAGGACATATTTGTTGAGAGAATAACAGATAAGACCACAAACTGCGTAAAATTCACCCATAAACTGGAAGAGAAATATTCATTCAACAAAATAGAGAACCGCTCTAAATTACAAAAGGGATTACAAGGCGCTCTAAACGTATCAGAAGTTTCTATTTACTATGACTGTGGAAAACCAACCCTCATTGAAATTAATTCCGCCGCTAAAAAGTTAACATATGAGAGAAATAAGGAGAAAcagaatgaatggaatactGTAGAAAGCTCAAATACCACTTGTGAATGCAAGAAGACTCCTGAAGTAAAACCCAAAGAATCCAAAGAAACAAAGCTTTTCGATACCCTTGACAGCCTCATATACAGCAGTGTAGCGCTTACACTAGACATAACAGAGATAACAGACAAAGTGGTCACAGAATTAGGACATCCAATCATTACAACAACTGTAGCCTTGGTAAATGAATCATTGAAAAGTGACCAAAACTTAGTTTATGACCCTGGTGGAACCACAGATTCAGGAACTGGCGAATCCCAATCAGCAATCACCGAAACAAATAACCCCGCAACTATTATAAAAATTGTAGTTGGAGGAGTTAGTGGCTCTATAATCGCTTTACTGGGAGGCCTTGAAACTCTTGcattttttaaatatcCAAATAAAAGCGTCATAAGATCACTAGTTGGCATGTTCAACAAGTCGCTAGACTACAAACCTTTAGAACAACTGAATGGCCTGATATTCTTGGGGACCCAAAATTTGGGAACCTCTGTAACTCATTTCTATCAAAAcattccaaagaatgtagTATGA